In Acanthochromis polyacanthus isolate Apoly-LR-REF ecotype Palm Island chromosome 18, KAUST_Apoly_ChrSc, whole genome shotgun sequence, the following proteins share a genomic window:
- the mrps18c gene encoding 28S ribosomal protein S18c, mitochondrial isoform X2 — protein MENPYKEAQKGCILCNITVDYKNIQLLSQFISPHTGRIYGRHITGLCGRKQKEVSKAIKKAHSMGFMSVTHKHPQFMKDPNICGIKQLD, from the exons ATGGAGAATCCGTATAAAGAGGCTCAGAAAGGCTGCATCCTCTGCAACATCACGGTGGATTATAAAAACATCCAG ctgctgtctCAGTTTATTTCTCCGCACACCGGCAGGATCTACGGCCGACACATCACAG GTTTATGTGGAAGGAAGCAGAAGGAAGTGAGCAAAGCCATAAAGAAAGCTCATTCTATGG GTTTCATGTCTGTGacccacaaacatcctcagttCATGAAGGATCCCAACATCTGTGGAATCAAACAGCTGGATTAG
- the mrps18c gene encoding 28S ribosomal protein S18c, mitochondrial isoform X1 has translation MSLKCFQRLKSVFCVQVNSGVRRISAASVSVQQKDSLVKMENPYKEAQKGCILCNITVDYKNIQLLSQFISPHTGRIYGRHITGLCGRKQKEVSKAIKKAHSMGFMSVTHKHPQFMKDPNICGIKQLD, from the exons ATGTCTCTGAAATGTTTCCAGCGGTTAAAGAGTGTGTTTTGTGTCCAGGTGAACTCGG GAGTCCGGAGGATCtcagcagcttcagtttcagtccagcagaaagactcg CTCGTAAAGATGGAGAATCCGTATAAAGAGGCTCAGAAAGGCTGCATCCTCTGCAACATCACGGTGGATTATAAAAACATCCAG ctgctgtctCAGTTTATTTCTCCGCACACCGGCAGGATCTACGGCCGACACATCACAG GTTTATGTGGAAGGAAGCAGAAGGAAGTGAGCAAAGCCATAAAGAAAGCTCATTCTATGG GTTTCATGTCTGTGacccacaaacatcctcagttCATGAAGGATCCCAACATCTGTGGAATCAAACAGCTGGATTAG